In Paracoccaceae bacterium Fryx2, a single genomic region encodes these proteins:
- a CDS encoding YbaK/EbsC family protein, translating into MSKSLKRVRAALEAAGVEVDLREMATETRTARQAADAAGCALDQIVKSILFRGESSGRLRLFLTAGGNQICASLAAALAGEPLGPAEAAQIRAETGFAIGGVAPVGHLTAPPVWIDRRLLTFPLVWAAAGTPRHIFAIPPQVLHRITGAEAADFVA; encoded by the coding sequence GTGAGCAAGAGCCTGAAACGGGTGCGCGCGGCGCTTGAAGCGGCCGGAGTCGAGGTCGATCTGCGCGAGATGGCGACCGAAACCCGCACCGCCCGGCAGGCCGCCGATGCGGCGGGTTGCGCGCTGGACCAGATCGTGAAGTCGATCCTGTTCCGGGGCGAAAGCAGCGGCCGCCTGCGGCTGTTCCTGACGGCGGGCGGCAACCAGATCTGTGCCAGCCTCGCGGCAGCCCTCGCGGGCGAGCCGCTGGGCCCGGCCGAGGCCGCGCAGATCCGCGCCGAGACCGGATTTGCCATCGGCGGCGTGGCCCCCGTGGGGCACCTGACCGCGCCGCCGGTCTGGATCGACCGGCGGCTGCTGACCTTTCCGCTGGTCTGGGCGGCGGCCGGCACCCCGCGCCACATCTTCGCGATTCCCCCGCAGGTGCTGCACCGCATCACCGGCGCGGAAGCGGCCGATTTCGTGGCCTGA
- a CDS encoding CRTAC1 family protein: MRRPALALLLAAATPAQAQAPAFVEDTATSGIAHSFEGGWEFIVGGGVAAFDCDGDGRPDLALAGGTAPAMLYRNRSHSAGPLRFDAEPGALGQDSVSGAYPLDIDSDGITDLVLLRVGANIVLRGLGDCRFERANEAWGFDGGDAWSTAFAATWEAGAGWPTLAIGNYIDRREESFPWGSCTDNWLHRPGTVGFAPPLPLTPSHCALSMLFTDWNRSGTPSLRVSNDREYYKGGQEQLWRLPPGAPPALWTEAEGWQRLRIWGMGIASRDLDGDGYPEYFLTSMADNKLQTLKPTEGAPIPTYADVAFARGVTAHRPHTGGDIRPSTAWHAQFEDVNNDGRPDLFIAKGNVWDMPDFAEKDPDNLLMQGPDGIFTEAAAAAGVAGMGPGRGAALADFNLDGRVDLVVVNRNAPSQIWRNVTPDVGHWLQIRPQQPAPNRDAIGGWIEVRSGGLVQRRELTAGGGHAGGQTGWWHFGLGAATTAEARILWPDGTAGDWQAVSVDGFRILERGRPAQDWRPPNRQPD; the protein is encoded by the coding sequence ATGAGGCGCCCTGCCCTTGCCCTGCTGCTGGCCGCAGCCACCCCCGCTCAGGCGCAGGCCCCGGCCTTTGTCGAGGACACCGCGACTTCCGGCATCGCGCACAGCTTCGAGGGCGGCTGGGAATTCATCGTCGGCGGCGGGGTCGCGGCCTTCGACTGCGACGGCGACGGCCGTCCCGACCTTGCCCTGGCCGGCGGCACCGCCCCCGCCATGCTTTACCGCAACCGGAGCCATTCCGCCGGCCCTTTGCGCTTTGACGCCGAACCCGGCGCGCTGGGGCAGGACAGCGTGTCGGGCGCATATCCGCTGGACATCGACAGCGACGGCATCACCGATCTGGTGCTGCTGCGGGTCGGCGCGAACATCGTGCTGCGCGGCCTTGGCGACTGCCGGTTCGAGCGGGCCAACGAGGCCTGGGGCTTCGACGGCGGCGACGCCTGGTCAACCGCCTTCGCCGCCACATGGGAGGCGGGCGCAGGCTGGCCCACGCTTGCCATCGGCAACTACATCGACCGGCGCGAGGAAAGCTTTCCCTGGGGGTCTTGCACCGACAACTGGCTGCATCGGCCCGGCACCGTCGGCTTCGCCCCGCCGCTGCCCCTGACGCCCAGCCACTGCGCGCTGTCGATGCTGTTCACCGACTGGAACCGCTCGGGCACGCCGTCGCTGCGGGTGTCGAACGACCGCGAATACTACAAGGGCGGGCAGGAGCAGCTCTGGCGCCTGCCCCCCGGCGCGCCGCCTGCCCTGTGGACCGAGGCCGAAGGCTGGCAGCGCCTGCGCATCTGGGGCATGGGTATCGCCAGCCGCGATCTTGATGGCGACGGCTACCCCGAGTATTTCCTGACCAGCATGGCCGACAACAAGCTGCAGACCCTGAAGCCGACGGAAGGCGCCCCCATTCCCACCTATGCCGACGTGGCCTTTGCCCGCGGCGTGACGGCGCACCGCCCGCACACCGGCGGCGACATCCGCCCCAGCACCGCCTGGCACGCCCAGTTCGAGGATGTGAACAACGACGGCCGACCCGATCTGTTCATCGCCAAGGGCAACGTCTGGGACATGCCCGACTTTGCCGAAAAAGACCCCGACAACCTGCTGATGCAGGGCCCGGACGGCATCTTCACCGAGGCGGCGGCAGCCGCGGGGGTGGCCGGCATGGGCCCCGGCCGTGGCGCGGCGCTGGCCGATTTCAACCTTGATGGCCGGGTCGATCTCGTGGTGGTCAACCGCAACGCGCCTTCGCAGATATGGCGCAACGTCACCCCCGATGTCGGCCACTGGCTGCAGATCCGCCCGCAGCAGCCTGCCCCGAACCGCGACGCCATCGGCGGCTGGATCGAGGTGCGAAGCGGCGGCCTGGTGCAGCGGCGCGAACTGACGGCGGGCGGCGGCCATGCCGGGGGCCAGACCGGCTGGTGGCACTTCGGGCTTGGGGCCGCCACCACGGCCGAGGCGCGCATCCTGTGGCCCGACGGCACGGCGGGCGACTGGCAGGCGGTGTCGGTCGACGGGTTCCGCATTCTGGAGCGGGGCAGACCGGCGCAGGACTGGCGGCCGCCGAACCGGCAGCCGGACTGA
- a CDS encoding vanadium-dependent haloperoxidase, protein MGGVRHILVLWAVTLTLCLAAPAPARADAPEEVLTTWVRLVLELVRHTPTQSPPVAARAFGYIGVTAYESVAGGSGSMASLAGQLNGLTPLPARDPGAAYDEALVLHAAMAAAAQSHFANTGPTGQRAMAAMESRLGQRLAEALPADVVARSTAMGRAVAAHVLAWSQDDGGAVVANMGFPESFALTPGPGHWVPTSMIRQQQVPLLPGWGNNRPFAMPHGASCPLPAPPDYSEDPGSAFHAEAMEVVTVTRTLTDEQRLIARFWSDDPMLSPTPPGHWISIATEILIRDGADIEQRVDVLARLGIALADAFIGCWHSKFEHDLLRPVTYIRRVIDPAWEPLLITPPFPEYPSGHSTQSGAAASVLTDLFGPGFAFVDATHADDGMAPRTYPDFWAAAEEAGLSRLYGGIHFRAAIERGLDQGRCIGAWVNALKTRR, encoded by the coding sequence ATGGGCGGCGTTCGACACATCCTGGTCCTATGGGCCGTGACGCTGACGTTGTGCCTGGCCGCGCCTGCCCCCGCGCGTGCCGACGCGCCTGAGGAGGTGCTGACGACCTGGGTCCGGCTTGTGCTGGAACTGGTGCGCCACACCCCGACCCAGTCGCCCCCGGTCGCCGCCCGCGCCTTCGGCTACATCGGCGTCACCGCCTACGAATCCGTGGCGGGAGGGTCGGGAAGTATGGCCTCGCTGGCGGGCCAGTTGAACGGGCTGACCCCGCTGCCTGCGCGCGACCCCGGCGCGGCCTATGACGAGGCGCTGGTGCTGCACGCCGCCATGGCCGCCGCGGCGCAATCGCATTTCGCCAACACCGGCCCGACCGGCCAGCGCGCCATGGCGGCCATGGAATCGCGGCTGGGGCAAAGGCTGGCCGAGGCGCTTCCCGCCGACGTGGTGGCGCGCAGCACCGCGATGGGCCGGGCGGTGGCGGCGCATGTTCTGGCATGGTCGCAGGACGATGGCGGCGCGGTGGTCGCCAACATGGGTTTCCCCGAAAGCTTCGCCCTGACCCCCGGCCCCGGGCACTGGGTGCCGACTTCGATGATCCGCCAGCAGCAGGTGCCGCTCTTGCCGGGCTGGGGCAACAACCGCCCCTTCGCGATGCCGCACGGGGCTTCCTGCCCGCTGCCCGCCCCGCCCGACTACAGCGAAGACCCGGGGTCCGCCTTCCATGCCGAGGCGATGGAGGTTGTGACCGTTACCCGCACCCTGACCGACGAACAGCGCCTGATCGCGCGCTTCTGGTCGGACGACCCGATGCTGTCGCCAACCCCGCCCGGGCACTGGATCAGCATCGCGACCGAGATCCTGATCCGCGACGGCGCCGACATCGAGCAACGCGTCGATGTGCTGGCGCGCCTTGGCATTGCGCTGGCCGATGCCTTCATCGGCTGCTGGCACAGCAAGTTCGAGCATGACCTGCTGCGCCCGGTGACCTACATCCGCCGGGTGATCGACCCGGCGTGGGAGCCGCTGCTGATCACTCCGCCCTTCCCCGAGTATCCCAGCGGGCACAGCACCCAGTCGGGGGCGGCGGCGTCGGTGCTGACCGACCTTTTCGGTCCGGGCTTCGCCTTCGTTGATGCCACCCATGCCGACGACGGCATGGCCCCGCGCACCTACCCCGACTTCTGGGCGGCAGCCGAGGAGGCGGGACTCTCGCGCCTTTACGGCGGCATCCACTTCCGCGCCGCGATCGAGCGCGGGCTCGATCAGGGCCGCTGCATCGGGGCCTGGGTCAACGCGCTGAAGACCCGGCGATGA